Sequence from the Luteibacter aegosomaticola genome:
CGCTACGAGGATTTCCACAACACATGGGACCACTGGCTATTTGCCAGCGGCCTTCATGAAGACGACATGCGGACGCTCGACCGCTTCTACTACGGCCCCTACAACGAACATGGGCACGCGCTGCGCATCGACAACAACCTGACGATGACCGGCAGCACAGGTGCCATCGAGCATGAGGTTCTGGTCGGCGTCGATTTCGCGCGGCGCATGAACAGCTGGTCCAATAACTTCGACTACGGACCCTACCCGGTCGATATCTACGCGCCGCAATACGGAATCGTCCCGGCGCCCGTGAATCTCGACATCACCCACTCGCGCGGCGACACCAAGCAGCTGGGCTGGTACGTGCAGGACCACGCCAAATGGGGCAAATGGACAGCCACGTTCGGCGCGCGCATCGATAAGGCACGGACAGGCACTGGCGAGGACCAGGTCTCCGACACGGCAATCAGCCCACGCGTCGGCCTCACTTATGCGATCAGTGAGAGCGCCGCGTGGTACGCGAACTGGTCGAAGTCATTCAACCCGCAGGGCGGCTATCCGCGTTGGGACGGCGGCAATGTGCCGCCGGAGCGTGGCCGTGACATCGAGACCGGCCTGAAGGTGCAATCCTCCGACGGCAGCCTGCACGGCATGGTCACCGCGTTCCAGCTCACTCGCCAGAACGTGGCGACCGAGGATTTCGAACACCCGAATTTCTACGTGGTGACCGGCGAGCAGCGCAGCCGGGGTCTCGAACTGGAAGGTGGCATCCACCCTACGGCAGGCCTGGATATCACCCTCGCCTACGCGTGGACCAAGGCTCAGATTACCAAGGACAACACGCTGCCGACGGGCGTGCGTCTGGCGGGTATTCCGCGACACAACGCAAACCTGTGGGCGAAATACATGGTGCAGGCCGGCGCGCTGGCTGGCTGGGGCGTCGGCGGTGGCGTGACCTACCAGAGCAACGAGCTGGCCAGTAACTACGAGCCCACCGATCCCATTTACGGCAAGCCGTTCCTGATCAAGCCCTACACCTTGTTCGACGCGGCGGTTTACTACACACATGGCCCGTGGGATGCACAGGTCAACGTGCGCAACCTCTTCGACAGGAAGTACTTCGTCACGGCATCGAGCGACCGCACCGCCTGGGGCACGCCGCGGAGCATCATGTTCGAAGTGGAACGGCACTTCTAGGCAAGTCAGCGCTCGTGGACGCGCCGGGCGGATACCGAAGGCCGCTCCGGCGACATCGGCGGGCGGGGGCCCGAACGGCTCCCGCCCCCCCGGTTGGGCATGGTGTCATGAAGGGCATCCCAGCCAAGCAAGGCCAACCCTACCGTTCTCGGTACGGGCTTCTCGCCACTGCGGTAGTACGCGAGCATGCGTCGGCTCAGCCCAAGCTCATGCGCCGCCCGGTCCAGCGTAAAACCGTGGCGGTCCATCCATGCGATGACTTGCTGGTGGGAGAACTCGCCTTCCTGCTCAATCGCGCT
This genomic interval carries:
- a CDS encoding helix-turn-helix domain-containing protein gives rise to the protein MTHIHQPQFLLRSVEAIEPGVLSLGFGDGYEGTVDLNAAMGRLRSLAPLQDWDLFQRVALDEWSRGVIFGGDDSLSLASDNLRASAIEQEGEFSHQQVIAWMDRHGFTLDRAAHELGLSRRMLAYYRSGEKPVPRTVGLALLGWDALHDTMPNRGGGSRSGPRPPMSPERPSVSARRVHER
- a CDS encoding TonB-dependent siderophore receptor, yielding MDSQLSRRSLAPRVSALCFGLALALAHTAAAAADADSEAKKKRSETTTLDKVAVQATTFDATSSGSKIDIPNLETAQAVSVIPRQLIDDQGVRRLPDALRNVAGVSRSDVYGFFDGFNIRGFDASQGATYLDGLALTNEMASTELGGLERIEVVKGPASGLYGQGPLSGLVNLMSKRPRNDSFVDVRAAVGTDDFRELGVDANTPLSKDGHWLGRLNIIRREQDYFVDGSDAKRTYIAPALTWAPSSDTTWTFLGTYQRDRMHPWSPTTAYGTLLYNPNGRLPRSRAVNDTDYPAEQARDLKAIGWQLDQRLNDWLSFHQGVRYEDFHNTWDHWLFASGLHEDDMRTLDRFYYGPYNEHGHALRIDNNLTMTGSTGAIEHEVLVGVDFARRMNSWSNNFDYGPYPVDIYAPQYGIVPAPVNLDITHSRGDTKQLGWYVQDHAKWGKWTATFGARIDKARTGTGEDQVSDTAISPRVGLTYAISESAAWYANWSKSFNPQGGYPRWDGGNVPPERGRDIETGLKVQSSDGSLHGMVTAFQLTRQNVATEDFEHPNFYVVTGEQRSRGLELEGGIHPTAGLDITLAYAWTKAQITKDNTLPTGVRLAGIPRHNANLWAKYMVQAGALAGWGVGGGVTYQSNELASNYEPTDPIYGKPFLIKPYTLFDAAVYYTHGPWDAQVNVRNLFDRKYFVTASSDRTAWGTPRSIMFEVERHF